In Crassostrea angulata isolate pt1a10 chromosome 4, ASM2561291v2, whole genome shotgun sequence, one genomic interval encodes:
- the LOC128179473 gene encoding uncharacterized protein LOC128179473 isoform X1 produces MHSLKVLLCVVCLTIGFRKAQAALGGGTCTIPAVGGGPGATTVCTAAANGFCLIDHLTVTGAVTGVTYDSVCVCYYGYSGPQCASKICVFGREREGEREREREREREREREREKTVHTYLSCVFSPLQPLIPPPPPAQLPPPPTPTALWQHWRWAASALTSSHSWARGRAPWEQAMEQTQMPRKLCIYNRQDCLSEWVNKGMETCYGQGRPPSPVPPI; encoded by the exons ATGCACTCCCTAAAGGTTCTTTTGTGTGTCGTGTGCTTAACTATTG GCTTTCGTAAAGCCCAAGCAGCGCTGGGTGGAGGGACATGCACCATTCCTGCCGTAGGTGGCGGTCCTGGAGCCACCACTGTGTGTACAGCTGCCGCCAATGGCTTCTGTCTCATAGACCATTTGACGGTCACAGGAGCCGTCACAGGCGTAACTTACGATAGCGTGTGTGTCTGCTACTATGGATACAGCGGACCGCAATGCGCTAGTAAGATTTGTGTttttgggagagagagagagggagagagagagagagagagagagagagagagagagagagagagagagagagagaaaacagTTCATACCTACCTTTCATGTGTGTTTTCCCCATTACAGCCGCTGATCCCACCGCCACCACCAGCACAACTTCCTCCTCCTCCAACACCAACAGCGCTGTGGCAGCACTGGCGCTGGGCGGCCTCGGCGCTTACTTCCTCTCACAGTTGGGCCAGGGGCAGAGCGCCCTGGGAACAGGCTATGGAGCAGACACAAATGCCCAGGAAGCTCTGTATTTACAACAGGCAGGACTGCCTATCGGAATGGGTAAATAAAGGAATGGAGACCTGTTATGGCCAGGGAAGGCCGCCGTCACCAGTGCCCCCAATATGA
- the LOC128179473 gene encoding uncharacterized protein LOC128179473 isoform X2, producing the protein MHSLKVLLCVVCLTIGFRKAQAALGGGTCTIPAVGGGPGATTVCTAAANGFCLIDHLTVTGAVTGVTYDSVCVCYYGYSGPQCATADPTATTSTTSSSSNTNSAVAALALGGLGAYFLSQLGQGQSALGTGYGADTNAQEALYLQQAGLPIGMGK; encoded by the exons ATGCACTCCCTAAAGGTTCTTTTGTGTGTCGTGTGCTTAACTATTG GCTTTCGTAAAGCCCAAGCAGCGCTGGGTGGAGGGACATGCACCATTCCTGCCGTAGGTGGCGGTCCTGGAGCCACCACTGTGTGTACAGCTGCCGCCAATGGCTTCTGTCTCATAGACCATTTGACGGTCACAGGAGCCGTCACAGGCGTAACTTACGATAGCGTGTGTGTCTGCTACTATGGATACAGCGGACCGCAATGCGCTA CCGCTGATCCCACCGCCACCACCAGCACAACTTCCTCCTCCTCCAACACCAACAGCGCTGTGGCAGCACTGGCGCTGGGCGGCCTCGGCGCTTACTTCCTCTCACAGTTGGGCCAGGGGCAGAGCGCCCTGGGAACAGGCTATGGAGCAGACACAAATGCCCAGGAAGCTCTGTATTTACAACAGGCAGGACTGCCTATCGGAATGGGTAAATAA